caggatatttgtcaaattttgtataaaatctctattgtttaataaaactaaaaaaaaatcctaatatttaaaacttgtgtatagtaAATCGGGAGGAAGAGTTAGCGCCTTAAAAAAATATAacttggaatataccacatatgtacttattcataagccacatattgactataagcaataagtcttatatgtgctgtcttgtgcaagAACAGGTTGCAACAATACAATCTAATAGTTTTCAGTCTTATGTGGAAAATTATTTGAGCCAAGGGAATAAGAAACTAGGAAAATATAAGAACTTTTATTTTTAAAGgttttaaagtttttttttcacaATTGTTTGAAGTGTTTACCGATGTGACATTATAGCATGCTTATCCTCTAAATAACTTTCAACTTCTTTGTGCATCTCTTCATATACTTGCTGACAACCAATCATAGCAAGGTCTAATACAGATTCAAACTGATCTTGATGTACAGTGTGTGATGTATCCAGAGACACTATGGAACCTTTGTTAGGCAGAATGGAAACAGATACTTCACAGCCCGTCATGATCTCCTGATGTGTCACATCCAGAAGAGGAGTTTGCTTGTTAATCGAGGCAGTGCATGATGCCACATAGTCTACTAGTTCTACACCTGCATGGATCAGGGCTAAAGTAGAGGCATTTATGCAAGCTGACATCACGCCTCCATCTGCCTGTAAAAcctaaaatatttaataaattattaaactTTGTAATTACATATAACAGCTTGAGAGAAATTATTGAGTATATTTGAACTATAATACAATATAAGAAGCGGTGGTCTTAAAATAAAATAGTTGCCCTTAAATAACAAATTTGGGTGTTAAATAGTGACATCCTGCTCTGCTTGGCAAGGCAATGGTGTCGGTATTATACCAGCACTGCTTTAAATTTTACGTTATAACAATTCCAAATTCATGTTGCTTACTGTGAAAACatttaaatacaaataagtaagtaagtaagtaattatcaaaagaaggcaccaaaccgggaaggctatgtagcaccatcaagtacgcaaaataatcagagggcgctaaatatcaccaaggatgccaatacgagaacaaaaacgcataaggcgaacgatatcaaaagtatccgagtcaccaagaattctatcgagggacaggtgaccgcgaggggcggtcggaaagcaagacacacgctcgtcctggaagtcaggacattcaagaaggacatgcacgaccgtaagagggacgatgcaactaggacaataaggagcagggcggcgctccatcaagtgaccatgggttaagtgagtatggccaata
The DNA window shown above is from Procambarus clarkii isolate CNS0578487 chromosome 82, FALCON_Pclarkii_2.0, whole genome shotgun sequence and carries:
- the Ski6 gene encoding exosome complex component RRP41, producing the protein MDIISPEGLRQDGRTPLCLRTISCRLGLYDRPNGSAYIEMGNTKVLAAVYGPREVRSVSKQQLDECVIQCQMSRIAASQGERLKRPRDQKTRATGQQIAGIFHAAIRKSKYPGSQIDIFVQVLQADGGVMSACINASTLALIHAGVELVDYVASCTASINKQTPLLDVTHQEIMTGCEVSVSILPNKGSIVSLDTSHTVHQDQFESVLDLAMIGCQQVYEEMHKEVESYLEDKHAIMSHR